Proteins co-encoded in one Brassica rapa cultivar Chiifu-401-42 chromosome A02, CAAS_Brap_v3.01, whole genome shotgun sequence genomic window:
- the LOC103851839 gene encoding uncharacterized protein LOC103851839 isoform X1, giving the protein MFLSSTDEGSPNNPSSSSSFLHLTNSSHALGQSHLSSFSIRDYAFSYRTKNIQKSWPFSSTSLQLCLKHGLTDPLPPFQPLGSEAKLKVIHVEARMLEKLGSKHALAETEQGFLVSGSKSKVQVAIVNKNPRKKCGLVVKHGACVNSESKEAQGSLFSASESMGFRACPICKTFSSASNTTLNAHMDQCLSVDSDQQPMSKHRNKPRLKVKTLVDIYATAKRSTLEELDKRNGTKWSVVSSYSNQVVSDNKHEVSNKVKKRSVLRVGNDEDGGIGPVYIDAEGQKLRILSDSPRKHVEDVSEKKSSNKGQGKRLRFKKHYKHCKVVPQSRILTVGEGNASEIPEYQRGYSEECRAMERSETPGPSQRRILSQRMVTRSCLSRNENKKGRSISDSLSADPLLIRGPRHASVDLSETVSTCFRSQNSWRSCGESQVSRKSTKSPLRCSMPVDKVFASAPKGFLKLKKARLDFSENEDEDSGRWESEMTQERELTDYDDNEETDKVFLSSDPSVGSGEENDYEGWEVTGDNKVDDDDDMLYQTNDAEFESSFMEVDLIPIPGPPGSFLPSPWDMETDATENHVNSSVTTSQFQSSHDQLDLTDRKSSESPETQTFRDNDQSCCCQRKENVFEDTTFGKPAPHMNQQDLDLSSKSVSKTPSVSNPVLRLMGKDLMVINQIEDTSHGDSSLIPTSQFHDLSKTKQVFPPVHLLHGPYGADSSYLDSTTSFYNIP; this is encoded by the exons ATGTTCTTATCATCCACTGATGAAGGCTCTCCAAATAATCCATCATCTTCTTCCAGTTTCTTACATCTGACCAACTCTAGTCATGCGTTAGGTCAATCACATCTTTCCAGTTTCTCCATCAG AGACTATGCATTTAGTTACCGGACCAAAAACATTCAGAAAAGCTGGCCTTTTTCCTCAACAAGTTTGCAACTTTGTTTGAAACATGGCTTAACTGATCCATTGCCACCGTTTCAGCCTCTTGGCTCTGAAGCTAAGCTAAAAGTAATCCATGTTGAAGCGAGAATGTTAGAAAAACTTGGCTCCAAGCATGCATTAGCAGAGACTGAACAAGGCTTTTTGGTTAGTGGTTCAAAATCCAAAGTCCAAGTAGCTATCGTTAACAAGAATCCAAGAAAAAAATGTGGGTTAGTAGTGAAACATGGAGCTTGTGTGAATAGTGAATCAAAAGAAGCTCAGGGTTCTCTCTTTTCAGCTTCTGAATCTATGGGGTTTAGAGCTTGTCCTATCTGCAAAACCTTCTCGTCTGCTTCCAACACCACTTTGAATGCGCACATGGATCAGTGTCTGTCTGTTGACTCGGACCAGCAGCCAATGAGTAAGCATAGGAATAAGCCACGGTTGAAAGTTAAAACGTTGGTTGATATTTACGCTACTGCAAAAAGGTCAACATTAGAAGAACTTGATAAAAGAAACGGAACAAAGTGGTCTGTGGTTTCGAGCTACTCTAACCAGGTTGTCTCTGATAATAAGCATGAAGTGTCCAATAAAGTGAAAAAGAGGAGCGTGCTACGTGTCGGAAATGATGAAGATGGTGGCATTGGACCTGTTTACATTGATGCTGAGGGCCAAAAACTGCGGATTTTATCTGATTCACCAAGAAAGCATGTAGAAGATGTCAGTGAGAAGAAGTCTTCTAACAAAGGTCAAGGGAAAAGACTTCGGTTTAAGAAACATTACAAGCATTGTAAAGTAGTTCCTCAAAGTAGAATACTCACTGTTGGTGAAGGCAATGCTTCAGAG ATACCAGAGTATCAAAGAGGTTATTCTGAAGAATGTAGAGCCATGGAGAGGTCAGAAACTCCAGGTCCAAGCCAGCGTAGGATTCTCAGTCAGCGGATGGTAACAAGAAGTTGTCTTTCAAGGAATGAAAATAAGAAAGGGAGAAGCATTTCTGATTCATTGTCAGCAGATCCTCTTTTGATAAGAGGTCCACGTCATGCGAGTGTTGATTTATCCGAGACCGTTTCAACTTGTTTTAGGAGTCAAAACTCATGGAGAAGTTGTGGGGAGAGCCAAGTCTCTAGAAAGAGCACTAAAAGTCCCTTGAGATGTTCGATGCCTGTGGATAAGGTGTTTGCATCTGCTCCAAAGGGCTTTTTGAAGTTAAAGAAAGCTCGGTTGGATTTCTCTGAGAATGAAGATGAAGATTCAGGGAGATGGGAGTCTGAAATGACTCAAGAACGTGAACTGACAGATTATGATGATAATGAAGAAACAGATAAGGTGTTTCTAAGCTCGGATCCTTCAGTTGGTAGTGGTGAAGAGAATGATTATGAAGGCTGGGAAGTGACTGGTGATAACAaagtagatgatgatgatgacatgTTGTACCAAACCAATGATGCTGAGTTTGAAAGCTCATTCATGGAGGTTGATCTCATTCCCATTCCAGGACCTCCAGGTTCATTTCTACCGAGTCCTTGGGATATGGAAACTGATGCAACTGAAAATCATGTAAACTCTTCAGTTACCACAAGCCAGTTCCAATCTTCCCATGACCAGCTTGATCTCACTGACAGAAAATCGTCTGAATCACCTGAAACACAGACATTCAGAGACAATGATCAGTCATGTTGTTGCCAAAGGAAGGAGAATGTTTTTGAAGATACAACATTTGGGAAACCAGCACCACACATGAACCAACAAGATTTGGATCTATCGAGTAAGTCTGTGTCCAAGACTCCTTCAGTTTCCAACCCGGTGTTGCGGCTAATGGGAAAGGATTTGATGGTTATTAACCAAATAGAAGATACCTCACATGGAGATTCAAGTCTAATACCAACGTCACAGTTTCATGATCTCTCTAAAACCAAACAAGTGTTTCCTCCTGTCCATCTTCTTCATGGTCCTTATGGTGCAGATAGTTCGTATTTGGACAGCACCACAAGCTTTTACAACATTCCATGA
- the LOC103851839 gene encoding uncharacterized protein LOC103851839 isoform X2 yields MLEKLGSKHALAETEQGFLVSGSKSKVQVAIVNKNPRKKCGLVVKHGACVNSESKEAQGSLFSASESMGFRACPICKTFSSASNTTLNAHMDQCLSVDSDQQPMSKHRNKPRLKVKTLVDIYATAKRSTLEELDKRNGTKWSVVSSYSNQVVSDNKHEVSNKVKKRSVLRVGNDEDGGIGPVYIDAEGQKLRILSDSPRKHVEDVSEKKSSNKGQGKRLRFKKHYKHCKVVPQSRILTVGEGNASEIPEYQRGYSEECRAMERSETPGPSQRRILSQRMVTRSCLSRNENKKGRSISDSLSADPLLIRGPRHASVDLSETVSTCFRSQNSWRSCGESQVSRKSTKSPLRCSMPVDKVFASAPKGFLKLKKARLDFSENEDEDSGRWESEMTQERELTDYDDNEETDKVFLSSDPSVGSGEENDYEGWEVTGDNKVDDDDDMLYQTNDAEFESSFMEVDLIPIPGPPGSFLPSPWDMETDATENHVNSSVTTSQFQSSHDQLDLTDRKSSESPETQTFRDNDQSCCCQRKENVFEDTTFGKPAPHMNQQDLDLSSKSVSKTPSVSNPVLRLMGKDLMVINQIEDTSHGDSSLIPTSQFHDLSKTKQVFPPVHLLHGPYGADSSYLDSTTSFYNIP; encoded by the exons ATGTTAGAAAAACTTGGCTCCAAGCATGCATTAGCAGAGACTGAACAAGGCTTTTTGGTTAGTGGTTCAAAATCCAAAGTCCAAGTAGCTATCGTTAACAAGAATCCAAGAAAAAAATGTGGGTTAGTAGTGAAACATGGAGCTTGTGTGAATAGTGAATCAAAAGAAGCTCAGGGTTCTCTCTTTTCAGCTTCTGAATCTATGGGGTTTAGAGCTTGTCCTATCTGCAAAACCTTCTCGTCTGCTTCCAACACCACTTTGAATGCGCACATGGATCAGTGTCTGTCTGTTGACTCGGACCAGCAGCCAATGAGTAAGCATAGGAATAAGCCACGGTTGAAAGTTAAAACGTTGGTTGATATTTACGCTACTGCAAAAAGGTCAACATTAGAAGAACTTGATAAAAGAAACGGAACAAAGTGGTCTGTGGTTTCGAGCTACTCTAACCAGGTTGTCTCTGATAATAAGCATGAAGTGTCCAATAAAGTGAAAAAGAGGAGCGTGCTACGTGTCGGAAATGATGAAGATGGTGGCATTGGACCTGTTTACATTGATGCTGAGGGCCAAAAACTGCGGATTTTATCTGATTCACCAAGAAAGCATGTAGAAGATGTCAGTGAGAAGAAGTCTTCTAACAAAGGTCAAGGGAAAAGACTTCGGTTTAAGAAACATTACAAGCATTGTAAAGTAGTTCCTCAAAGTAGAATACTCACTGTTGGTGAAGGCAATGCTTCAGAG ATACCAGAGTATCAAAGAGGTTATTCTGAAGAATGTAGAGCCATGGAGAGGTCAGAAACTCCAGGTCCAAGCCAGCGTAGGATTCTCAGTCAGCGGATGGTAACAAGAAGTTGTCTTTCAAGGAATGAAAATAAGAAAGGGAGAAGCATTTCTGATTCATTGTCAGCAGATCCTCTTTTGATAAGAGGTCCACGTCATGCGAGTGTTGATTTATCCGAGACCGTTTCAACTTGTTTTAGGAGTCAAAACTCATGGAGAAGTTGTGGGGAGAGCCAAGTCTCTAGAAAGAGCACTAAAAGTCCCTTGAGATGTTCGATGCCTGTGGATAAGGTGTTTGCATCTGCTCCAAAGGGCTTTTTGAAGTTAAAGAAAGCTCGGTTGGATTTCTCTGAGAATGAAGATGAAGATTCAGGGAGATGGGAGTCTGAAATGACTCAAGAACGTGAACTGACAGATTATGATGATAATGAAGAAACAGATAAGGTGTTTCTAAGCTCGGATCCTTCAGTTGGTAGTGGTGAAGAGAATGATTATGAAGGCTGGGAAGTGACTGGTGATAACAaagtagatgatgatgatgacatgTTGTACCAAACCAATGATGCTGAGTTTGAAAGCTCATTCATGGAGGTTGATCTCATTCCCATTCCAGGACCTCCAGGTTCATTTCTACCGAGTCCTTGGGATATGGAAACTGATGCAACTGAAAATCATGTAAACTCTTCAGTTACCACAAGCCAGTTCCAATCTTCCCATGACCAGCTTGATCTCACTGACAGAAAATCGTCTGAATCACCTGAAACACAGACATTCAGAGACAATGATCAGTCATGTTGTTGCCAAAGGAAGGAGAATGTTTTTGAAGATACAACATTTGGGAAACCAGCACCACACATGAACCAACAAGATTTGGATCTATCGAGTAAGTCTGTGTCCAAGACTCCTTCAGTTTCCAACCCGGTGTTGCGGCTAATGGGAAAGGATTTGATGGTTATTAACCAAATAGAAGATACCTCACATGGAGATTCAAGTCTAATACCAACGTCACAGTTTCATGATCTCTCTAAAACCAAACAAGTGTTTCCTCCTGTCCATCTTCTTCATGGTCCTTATGGTGCAGATAGTTCGTATTTGGACAGCACCACAAGCTTTTACAACATTCCATGA
- the LOC103851840 gene encoding uncharacterized protein LOC103851840 isoform X1 has translation MFLSTENPPRDPLSSSSSPANLLRLTTSPSHELGQSSFSIRDYAYSNRKNNIKNSWPFSTKSLHLCSSHGVTDPLPPFQKLSRLSNKFETTPSVSQLHQTIAEASKRVCNQSRIIEYGLFTSTSKSKVEIVVAAKSNNKSKKCGQGGGGGMVKTKGDSSGVLMKTASESVMASKTCPICKTFSSASNTTLNAHIDQCLSMDSSVPPVSSKPNKPRVKSVDSAVPPVSSKPRKPRVNQCMSVDSVAPLVSSKPNKPRVEPQVKVKTLVDIYTTAKRCTLEDLDRRNGTQWASVLSCTNRVAADKSEVSKKRKASPVGVGPVYIDAKGQKLRILTEFSQKKTLSREQQEDGSSEKKSSSQGSKENKKRGRRKKHGKCIKLTSHKANTAEKVLEYQREGSSKGPRRIYNQRMLAKRGLVSKKLNEKGHKLSALRYQPSDDDDEDDSWSGEDRLVLRGADTSATGSSPLNKQKLRSQVSGRSKTMLESKRAHSRSSRAQIEEKSLTGAYSNNTVHSKKSLTSIQEDKHPPGKNVRDASPRATSMRNLSPPFVANGWRRLSPLVEELKKSRFDLSDEEEEEETGKWESEMTQERGLSDDDDYVSGDDNPSFSRYYDYDDDDDDEESSDEEEEDDSNSRANVLDKSNDANVIIPSERAMYYSEDMIYGQTGCDEEDVRFGSEVRGKGSLFVEVDTIPIPGPPGSFLPSPRGMGFDGNSSVITSQFQSSMDQLDRNSSESPVSAVSNFASGRLNFQAELPSSLDIPMSFGAPSHHGTIPEAEPMSFDKATTPLSFRNNDHESCCCQRKERVSLNHEASHLLQRRAASSSSIAMSLTKSPTRLDPNHPFEQSQCVINRANLNGAVVPPSPSNSVLRLMGKDLMVMNQGEADSNEEASRTSLKPTPQFHDPQPCAGTGLYFNTGFYLRNSFEPKYEQQTPKAQQQTQAHQASAFRNNFDHLRYFPPS, from the exons ATGTTCTTATCCACTGAGAACCCACCACGTGACCcactctcatcttcttcttctcctgccAATCTCTTACGCCTCACCACTTCTCCTTCCCATGAGTTAGGTCAATCCAGTTTCTCCATCAG AGACTACGCATACAGTAACAGGAAGAACAACATCAAGAACAGCTGGCCGTTTTCTACCAAAAGTCTCCACCTTTGTTCATCTCATGGAGTGACTGATCCTTTGCCACCGTTTCAGAAACTTTCCAGGCTTAGCAACAAGTTTGAGACCACTCCAAGCGTATCCCAGCTCCATCAGACAATAGCAGAGGCTAGTAAAAGAGTTTGCAACCAATCAAGGATCATTGAGTATGGTTTGTTTACTAGCACATCGAAGTCTAAGGTAGAGATAGTAGTAGCTGCTAAAAGTAATAACAAGAGTAAAAAGTGTGgacaaggaggaggaggaggaatgGTGAAAACCAAAGGAGATAGTAGTGGTGTCCTTATGAAGACGGCTTCTGAATCAGTCATGGCTTCAAAGACATGTCCTATTTGCAAAACCTTCTCATCAGCTTCTAACACTACTTTGAATGCTCACATCGATCAGTGTCTATCTATGGATTCATCAGTGCCACCGGTTAGTAGTAAGCCAAACAAGCCTAGAGTTAAATCTGTTGACTCAGCGGTGCCACCGGTTAGTAGTAAGCCAAGAAAGCCTAGAGTTAATCAGTGTATGTCTGTTGATTCAGTGGCGCCTTTGGTTAGTAGTAAGCCAAACAAGCCTAGAGTTGAGCCACAGGTGAAAGTTAAAACGCTGGTTGATATCTACACTACTGCCAAAAGATGCACATTAGAAGATCTTGACAGGAGAAATGGAACACAATGGGCTTCGGTTTTGAGCTGTACAAACCGGGTTGCTGCTGATAAATCTGAAGTGTCTAAGAAGCGGAAAGCTTCTCCTGTTGGCGTTGGTCCTGTTTATATCGATGCCAAGGGTCAAAAACTGCGGATTTTAACAGAGTTTAGCCAGAAGAAGACTCTGTCAAGAGAGCAGCAGGAGGATGGTAGTAGTGAAAAGAAAAGTTCAAGCCAAGGTAGTAAAGAAAACAAGAAGAGAGGTCGAAGAAAGAAACATGGCAAGTGTATTAAACTAACCAGTCACAAAGCCAATACTGCAGAG AAGGTACTTGAGTATCAAAGAGAAGGTAGCAGCAAGGGTCCTCGTAGAATCTATAACCAGCGGATGTTAGCAAAACGTGGTCTGGTTTCAAAGAAGCTAAATGAAAAAGGACATAAACTTAGTGCTTTGAGGTATCAGCcatctgatgatgatgatgaagatgattcATGGTCAGGAGAAGATCGTCTTGTGTTGAGAGGTGCAGATACGTCTGCCACTGGTTCTTCTCCTTTAAATAAACAGAAGCTCCGGAGCCAAGTCTCTGGAAGGAGCAAGACTATGTTAGAGAGTAAAAGAGCTCACAGTCGTTCATCTAGAGCTCAAATAGAGGAGAAATCACTTACAGGAGCTTATTCAAACAACACTGTCCACTCGAAGAAGAGCCTTACTTCGATTCAAGAAGACAAGCATCCACCTGGAAAGAATGTCAGAGATGCATCTCCTCGTGCAACTAGCATGAGAAACTTGTCCCCACCATTTGTAGCTAATGGCTGGAGACGATTATCACCGCTTGTGGAAGAGCTAAAGAAATCTCGGTTTGATTTgtcagatgaagaagaagaagaagaaactggaAAATGGGAGTCTGAAATGACACAAGAACGTGGACTatcagatgatgatgattatgtCTCTGGTGATGATAATCCTTCTTTTAGTAGATACTATGAttatgacgatgatgatgatgacgaagaAAGTAGtgatgaggaggaggaagatgatAGCAACAGTAGAGCCAATGTGTTGGACAAAAGCAATGATGCTAATGTAATCATACCTAGCGAGAGAGCAATGTATTACTCTGAAGATATGATCTACGGGCAAACCGGTTGCGATGAAGAGGATGTGAGGTTTGGTTCTGAGGTGAGAGGAAAAGGAAGCTTGTTTGTAGAGGTTGATACCATTCCCATTCCAGGCCCTCCAGGCTCATTTCTACCGAGTCCACGTGGTATGGGGTTTGATGGAAACTCGTCTGTTATCACAAGCCAGTTCCAATCTTCTATGGACCAGCTTGACAGAAACTCATCTGAATCACCTGTTTCTGCGGTTTCAAACTTTGCATCTGGTAGATTGAATTTTCAGGCAGAGTTACCTTCTTCTTTGGACATTCCAATGAGCTTTGGTGCTCCATCTCATCATGGTACTATCCCTGAGGCTGAGCCGATGAGTTTTGACAAGGCAACAACACCTTTGAGTTTTAGAAACAATGATCATGAGTCCTGTTGTTGccaaagaaaagagagagtcTCCTTGAATCATGAAGCGTCTCATCTACTGCAGCGAAGAgctgcttcttcttcatcaatagCCATGAGCTTAACCAAGTCTCCCACACGTTTGGATCCAAATCATCCGTTTGAGCAGTCACAGTGCGTGATCAACAGAGCAAATCTCAATGGGGCTGTTGTGCCTCCAAGTCCTTCTAACTCGGTTTTGAGGTTAATGGGAAAAGACTTGATGGTCATGAACCAAGGAGAAGCAGACAGTAACGAAGAAGCATCTCGGACTAGCTTAAAACCAACCCCTCAGTTTCATGATCCTCAACCATGCGCTGGAACCGGCTTATACTTCAACACAGGTTTCTATTTAAGAAACAGCTTCGAGCCAAAGTATGAACAGCAGACACCAAAAGCACAGCAACAAACACAAGCACACCAAGCTTCAGCATTCAGAAACAATTTTGATCACTTGAGGTACTTTCCTCCGAGCTAG
- the LOC103851840 gene encoding uncharacterized protein LOC103851840 isoform X2, whose amino-acid sequence MFLSTENPPRDPLSSSSSPANLLRLTTSPSHELGQSSFSIRDYAYSNRKNNIKNSWPFSTKSLHLCSSHGVTDPLPPFQKLSRLSNKFETTPSVSQLHQTIAEASKRVCNQSRIIEYGLFTSTSKSKVEIVVAAKSNNKSKKCGQGGGGGMVKTKGDSSGVLMKTASESVMASKTCPICKTFSSASNTTLNAHIDQCLSMDSSVPPVSSKPNKPRVKSVDSAVPPVSSKPRVEPQVKVKTLVDIYTTAKRCTLEDLDRRNGTQWASVLSCTNRVAADKSEVSKKRKASPVGVGPVYIDAKGQKLRILTEFSQKKTLSREQQEDGSSEKKSSSQGSKENKKRGRRKKHGKCIKLTSHKANTAEKVLEYQREGSSKGPRRIYNQRMLAKRGLVSKKLNEKGHKLSALRYQPSDDDDEDDSWSGEDRLVLRGADTSATGSSPLNKQKLRSQVSGRSKTMLESKRAHSRSSRAQIEEKSLTGAYSNNTVHSKKSLTSIQEDKHPPGKNVRDASPRATSMRNLSPPFVANGWRRLSPLVEELKKSRFDLSDEEEEEETGKWESEMTQERGLSDDDDYVSGDDNPSFSRYYDYDDDDDDEESSDEEEEDDSNSRANVLDKSNDANVIIPSERAMYYSEDMIYGQTGCDEEDVRFGSEVRGKGSLFVEVDTIPIPGPPGSFLPSPRGMGFDGNSSVITSQFQSSMDQLDRNSSESPVSAVSNFASGRLNFQAELPSSLDIPMSFGAPSHHGTIPEAEPMSFDKATTPLSFRNNDHESCCCQRKERVSLNHEASHLLQRRAASSSSIAMSLTKSPTRLDPNHPFEQSQCVINRANLNGAVVPPSPSNSVLRLMGKDLMVMNQGEADSNEEASRTSLKPTPQFHDPQPCAGTGLYFNTGFYLRNSFEPKYEQQTPKAQQQTQAHQASAFRNNFDHLRYFPPS is encoded by the exons ATGTTCTTATCCACTGAGAACCCACCACGTGACCcactctcatcttcttcttctcctgccAATCTCTTACGCCTCACCACTTCTCCTTCCCATGAGTTAGGTCAATCCAGTTTCTCCATCAG AGACTACGCATACAGTAACAGGAAGAACAACATCAAGAACAGCTGGCCGTTTTCTACCAAAAGTCTCCACCTTTGTTCATCTCATGGAGTGACTGATCCTTTGCCACCGTTTCAGAAACTTTCCAGGCTTAGCAACAAGTTTGAGACCACTCCAAGCGTATCCCAGCTCCATCAGACAATAGCAGAGGCTAGTAAAAGAGTTTGCAACCAATCAAGGATCATTGAGTATGGTTTGTTTACTAGCACATCGAAGTCTAAGGTAGAGATAGTAGTAGCTGCTAAAAGTAATAACAAGAGTAAAAAGTGTGgacaaggaggaggaggaggaatgGTGAAAACCAAAGGAGATAGTAGTGGTGTCCTTATGAAGACGGCTTCTGAATCAGTCATGGCTTCAAAGACATGTCCTATTTGCAAAACCTTCTCATCAGCTTCTAACACTACTTTGAATGCTCACATCGATCAGTGTCTATCTATGGATTCATCAGTGCCACCGGTTAGTAGTAAGCCAAACAAGCCTAGAGTTAAATCTGTTGACTCAGCGGTGCCACCGGTTAGTAGT AAGCCTAGAGTTGAGCCACAGGTGAAAGTTAAAACGCTGGTTGATATCTACACTACTGCCAAAAGATGCACATTAGAAGATCTTGACAGGAGAAATGGAACACAATGGGCTTCGGTTTTGAGCTGTACAAACCGGGTTGCTGCTGATAAATCTGAAGTGTCTAAGAAGCGGAAAGCTTCTCCTGTTGGCGTTGGTCCTGTTTATATCGATGCCAAGGGTCAAAAACTGCGGATTTTAACAGAGTTTAGCCAGAAGAAGACTCTGTCAAGAGAGCAGCAGGAGGATGGTAGTAGTGAAAAGAAAAGTTCAAGCCAAGGTAGTAAAGAAAACAAGAAGAGAGGTCGAAGAAAGAAACATGGCAAGTGTATTAAACTAACCAGTCACAAAGCCAATACTGCAGAG AAGGTACTTGAGTATCAAAGAGAAGGTAGCAGCAAGGGTCCTCGTAGAATCTATAACCAGCGGATGTTAGCAAAACGTGGTCTGGTTTCAAAGAAGCTAAATGAAAAAGGACATAAACTTAGTGCTTTGAGGTATCAGCcatctgatgatgatgatgaagatgattcATGGTCAGGAGAAGATCGTCTTGTGTTGAGAGGTGCAGATACGTCTGCCACTGGTTCTTCTCCTTTAAATAAACAGAAGCTCCGGAGCCAAGTCTCTGGAAGGAGCAAGACTATGTTAGAGAGTAAAAGAGCTCACAGTCGTTCATCTAGAGCTCAAATAGAGGAGAAATCACTTACAGGAGCTTATTCAAACAACACTGTCCACTCGAAGAAGAGCCTTACTTCGATTCAAGAAGACAAGCATCCACCTGGAAAGAATGTCAGAGATGCATCTCCTCGTGCAACTAGCATGAGAAACTTGTCCCCACCATTTGTAGCTAATGGCTGGAGACGATTATCACCGCTTGTGGAAGAGCTAAAGAAATCTCGGTTTGATTTgtcagatgaagaagaagaagaagaaactggaAAATGGGAGTCTGAAATGACACAAGAACGTGGACTatcagatgatgatgattatgtCTCTGGTGATGATAATCCTTCTTTTAGTAGATACTATGAttatgacgatgatgatgatgacgaagaAAGTAGtgatgaggaggaggaagatgatAGCAACAGTAGAGCCAATGTGTTGGACAAAAGCAATGATGCTAATGTAATCATACCTAGCGAGAGAGCAATGTATTACTCTGAAGATATGATCTACGGGCAAACCGGTTGCGATGAAGAGGATGTGAGGTTTGGTTCTGAGGTGAGAGGAAAAGGAAGCTTGTTTGTAGAGGTTGATACCATTCCCATTCCAGGCCCTCCAGGCTCATTTCTACCGAGTCCACGTGGTATGGGGTTTGATGGAAACTCGTCTGTTATCACAAGCCAGTTCCAATCTTCTATGGACCAGCTTGACAGAAACTCATCTGAATCACCTGTTTCTGCGGTTTCAAACTTTGCATCTGGTAGATTGAATTTTCAGGCAGAGTTACCTTCTTCTTTGGACATTCCAATGAGCTTTGGTGCTCCATCTCATCATGGTACTATCCCTGAGGCTGAGCCGATGAGTTTTGACAAGGCAACAACACCTTTGAGTTTTAGAAACAATGATCATGAGTCCTGTTGTTGccaaagaaaagagagagtcTCCTTGAATCATGAAGCGTCTCATCTACTGCAGCGAAGAgctgcttcttcttcatcaatagCCATGAGCTTAACCAAGTCTCCCACACGTTTGGATCCAAATCATCCGTTTGAGCAGTCACAGTGCGTGATCAACAGAGCAAATCTCAATGGGGCTGTTGTGCCTCCAAGTCCTTCTAACTCGGTTTTGAGGTTAATGGGAAAAGACTTGATGGTCATGAACCAAGGAGAAGCAGACAGTAACGAAGAAGCATCTCGGACTAGCTTAAAACCAACCCCTCAGTTTCATGATCCTCAACCATGCGCTGGAACCGGCTTATACTTCAACACAGGTTTCTATTTAAGAAACAGCTTCGAGCCAAAGTATGAACAGCAGACACCAAAAGCACAGCAACAAACACAAGCACACCAAGCTTCAGCATTCAGAAACAATTTTGATCACTTGAGGTACTTTCCTCCGAGCTAG